The following coding sequences are from one Triticum dicoccoides isolate Atlit2015 ecotype Zavitan chromosome 4A, WEW_v2.0, whole genome shotgun sequence window:
- the LOC119287896 gene encoding BUD13 homolog, with amino-acid sequence MKDYLKRYQSGPAAAGDQKKAKKRKKNPKPSAGGVLIVDEDPVWQKPVQIPEDEPSSGDEKPQVDEDIEVKRMRRMEAIRAARPYNSIANDGSGWVTLPVPEPEGSGSPRRRRNDTPSPGRKEDLSPPRRRQRRDTPSPKRGGGGATGSDISPPRQRQRRRDTPSPEGKGTGEGGDLSPPRKSRRQDDSSPPRRRARHDSEEPQDISPPRRRTRHDSKEPQNRSPPRRRTRHDSEEPQNRSPSRRRTRHDSEEPQNRSPSRRRTRHDSEEPGDISPPRRRKHQASAQLDDLSLARRQNLGQSLGDGDISPPRKGRKSASDDLSPPRKERDTSPPRKVRKEGALKETMRAGLMSAEEVKEDIRKIKEDEKLKFAAQDPSFTGKGAKVVFRDKEGKRINQEDIQKAKKDEKPKEKHIEWGKGLVQKRAAEARVKELEDVKDQPFARTRDDPELDDMLKNRLRWGDPMAHLVKRKDTDFLLNDLGDDEKMKESGFIVPQNVPAHSWLKRGVDPPPNRYGIKPGRHWDGVDRSNGYEKDMYKLKNDKQATEQEAYLWSVADM; translated from the exons atgaaggactaccTCAAGCGGTACCAGTCggggcccgccgccgccggcgaccagaagaaggccaagaagaggaagaagaacccCAAGCCCTCGGCCGGAGGGGTGCTCATCGTCGACGAGGACCCCGTGTGGCAGAAGCCGGTGCAGATCCCGGAGGACGAGCCGTCGTCAG GGGACGAGAAGCCTCAGGTGGACGAGGACATCGAGGTGAAGCGGATGCGGCGCATGGAGGCGATCCGCGCCGCCCGGCCCTACAACTCCATCGCCAACGACGGCAGCGGGTGGGTCACTCTGCCCGTTCCGGAGCCTGAGGGCAGTGGCTCGCCCCGCCGCCGTCGTAACGACACTCCGTCGCCTGGGAGGAAGGAGGACCTCTCTCCCCCGCGGCGAAGGCAGCGGCGGGACACGCCGTCTCCTAAGCGTGGAGGTGGAGGTGCTACGGGTAGCGATATTTCTCCGCCGAGGCAGAGGCAAAGGCGGCGTGACACGCCCTCGCCGGAGGGCAAGGGTACAGGAGAGGGAGGCGATCTGTCACCGCCACGCAAGTCCAGGCGGCAAGACGATTCCTCTCCTCCAAGGAGACGAGCTCGCCATGATTCCGAGGAACCCCAGGACATCTCACCACCACGGAGGCGCACGAGGCACGACTCCAAGGAGCCTCAGAACCGCTCCCCCCCTCGGCGCCGGACACGGCATGACTCGGAGGAGCCTCAGAACCGCTCCCCCTCTCGGCGCCGGACACGGCATGACTCGGAGGAGCCTCAGAACCGTTCCCCCTCTCGGCGCCGGACACGGCATGACTCGGAGGAGCCCGGAGATATCTCTCCGCCACGAAGACGGAAGCACCAGGCCTCTGCACAGCTGGATGACCTGTCACTCGCAAGAAGACAAAATTTGGGACAGAGCCTGGGGGATGGGGATATTTCTCCACCAAGGAAGGGTCGGAAGTCTGCATCAGATGATTTATCTCCACCTCGTAAGGAGAGAGACACTTCTCCTCCAAGGAAGGTTAGAAAGGAAGGAGCTCTGAAAGAGACAATGAGAGCTGGGTTGATGTCAGCAGAGGAAGTTAAAGAGGACATCAGAAAGATTAAGGAGGATGAGAAGCTCAA GTTTGCAGCACAGGACCCTTCGTTCACTGGTAAAGGGGCAAAGGTAGTGTTCCGAGATAAGGAAG GAAAAAGGATAAATCAAGAAGACATACAGAAGGCAAAGAAAGACGAGAAGCCAAAG GAAAAACATATAGAATGGGGTAAAGGTTTGGTGCAGAAACGAGCAGCCGAGGCTCGAGTGAAGGAGCTTGAAGATGTGAAGGATCAGCCATTTGCGAGAACAAG GGATGATCCTGAGCTTGACGACATGCTCAAAAACAGACTCCGATGGGGTGATCCTATGGCTCATCTTGTCAAG CGCAAAGATACAGACTTTCTTCTCAATGACTTGGGAGATGATGAAAAGATGAAGGAATCTGGATTTATAGTTCCTCAAAATGTACCTGCTCACAGCTGGCTGAAGCGTGGGGTAGATCCTCCTCCAAACCGTTATGGCATAAAACCCGGCCGTCATTGGGATGGAGTGGACCGCAGCAATG GATACGAGAAGGACATGTACAAGCTAAAGAATGATAAGCAGGCGACGGAGCAGGAGGCCTACCTTTGGTCCGTCGCAGATATGTGA